The following proteins come from a genomic window of Denitromonas sp.:
- a CDS encoding acetyl-CoA carboxylase carboxyltransferase subunit alpha yields the protein MKTTFLDFEQPIAELEAKIEELRFVQDDSAVDISEEISRLETKSQAQTKDLYAKLTPWQIAQVARHPQRPYTLDYVEHMFTDFHELHGDRSFADDHAIVGGMARFNGQSCMVIGHQKGRDTKEKIHRNFGMPRPEGYRKALRLMKLAEKFSLPVFTFVDTPGAYPGIGAEERGQSEAIGHNLFVMASLKVPIISTVIGEGGSGGALAIAVADQLHMLQYSTYSVISPEGCASILWKSADQASVAAETMGITAARLKALGLIDKIVNEPVGGAHRNHRAMAQTLKRALADALRQLADLSPTELVAQRQARLMSYGKFKDVAN from the coding sequence ATGAAGACCACATTCCTCGATTTTGAACAGCCCATCGCCGAGCTTGAAGCCAAGATTGAAGAGCTTCGTTTCGTGCAGGACGATTCTGCCGTCGACATCTCCGAAGAGATTTCGCGCCTGGAAACCAAGAGCCAGGCCCAGACCAAGGATCTGTACGCCAAGCTGACGCCCTGGCAGATTGCCCAGGTGGCACGCCATCCGCAGCGGCCCTACACCCTCGACTACGTCGAGCACATGTTCACCGATTTCCACGAGCTGCACGGCGACCGCAGCTTTGCCGACGACCACGCCATCGTCGGTGGCATGGCGCGCTTCAACGGGCAGTCGTGCATGGTGATCGGCCACCAGAAAGGGCGTGACACCAAGGAAAAGATCCACCGCAACTTCGGCATGCCGCGTCCCGAGGGCTACCGCAAGGCGCTGCGCCTGATGAAGCTGGCCGAGAAGTTCTCGCTGCCGGTGTTTACCTTTGTCGACACGCCGGGCGCCTATCCCGGCATCGGCGCCGAAGAGCGCGGCCAGTCGGAGGCGATCGGCCACAACCTGTTCGTGATGGCCTCGCTCAAGGTGCCCATCATCTCCACCGTGATCGGCGAGGGCGGTTCGGGCGGCGCGCTGGCCATTGCCGTGGCCGACCAGCTGCACATGCTGCAATACAGCACCTACTCGGTGATCTCGCCCGAAGGCTGCGCCTCCATCCTCTGGAAGAGCGCCGATCAGGCCTCGGTGGCGGCCGAGACCATGGGCATCACCGCGGCGCGCCTGAAGGCGCTGGGGCTGATCGACAAGATCGTCAACGAGCCGGTGGGCGGCGCCCACCGCAATCATCGCGCCATGGCGCAGACGCTCAAGCGGGCGCTGGCCGATGCGCTGCGCCAGCTGGCCGACCTGAGCCCGACCGAGCTGGTGGCACAGCGCCAGGCACGGCTGATGAGCTATGGCAAGTTCAAGGACGTCGCAAACTAA
- the tilS gene encoding tRNA lysidine(34) synthetase TilS, translating into MASSRTSQTKLAAIPRGVADVLTRAGVRAGQTVQLALSGGLDSMLLLTVLAGLRERAGFDLRAHHVHHGLSPHADDWAALCAARCDALDVPLTITPVRVQPEPGEGWEAAARRVRHGALAAEAAQWRVSAHHLDDQAETVMFRLLRGAGVHGAAAMRAIEPAPGGGGRLRPLLAFSRAQILAAAQAEGLQWVDDESNADPRFSRNYLRHTVMPAMSARWPSAALTLARAAANFDEAAGLLDELAVQDATACGLPWSREVMRGMRAPRLANLLRWRLRALDLPLPDQARLHEAMRQLQSCTHDRPLMLPLGGAFLHAYREVVWLSPTYPELPEDGVPWQGAATPWGEGVVEAEPVVGAGVSQARLAQAARCEIMARWPGCKVALVGRPRKDVRSLSQGAGLAPVDRDRVPILRVDGEVAWIAGLGVAHGFACRAGEPGLRLVWRRPEAYSADGVALL; encoded by the coding sequence ATGGCAAGTTCAAGGACGTCGCAAACTAAACTGGCGGCGATCCCGCGCGGGGTCGCCGACGTCCTCACGCGTGCCGGCGTCCGGGCCGGGCAGACGGTGCAGCTCGCGCTCAGCGGCGGCCTGGATTCCATGCTGCTGCTCACGGTGCTGGCCGGTTTGCGCGAGCGCGCCGGCTTCGACCTGCGCGCACACCATGTCCACCACGGGCTGAGTCCCCATGCCGACGACTGGGCCGCGCTGTGTGCGGCGCGCTGCGACGCACTGGATGTGCCCCTGACCATCACGCCGGTGCGCGTGCAGCCCGAGCCCGGCGAGGGCTGGGAGGCGGCGGCCCGGCGGGTGCGTCATGGCGCGCTGGCGGCCGAAGCGGCGCAGTGGCGCGTGAGCGCGCATCACCTCGATGATCAGGCAGAAACCGTGATGTTCCGTTTGCTGCGCGGTGCCGGCGTGCATGGCGCGGCGGCCATGCGGGCGATCGAGCCCGCGCCGGGCGGCGGGGGGCGGTTGCGGCCCCTGCTGGCCTTCTCGCGCGCGCAGATTCTGGCGGCCGCGCAGGCCGAGGGCTTGCAGTGGGTCGACGACGAAAGCAATGCCGACCCGCGGTTTTCCCGCAATTACCTGCGCCATACCGTGATGCCGGCGATGAGCGCACGCTGGCCCTCGGCCGCACTCACCCTGGCCCGCGCCGCGGCCAATTTTGACGAGGCGGCGGGTCTGCTCGACGAGCTGGCGGTGCAGGATGCCACCGCCTGCGGTTTGCCGTGGTCGCGCGAGGTGATGCGCGGCATGCGTGCGCCACGCTTGGCCAATCTGCTGCGCTGGCGCTTGCGGGCGCTGGATCTGCCGCTGCCCGATCAGGCGCGCTTACATGAGGCGATGCGCCAGTTGCAGTCCTGCACCCATGACCGGCCGTTGATGCTGCCGCTTGGCGGGGCGTTCCTGCACGCCTATCGCGAGGTGGTGTGGCTGTCGCCGACCTACCCCGAGTTGCCCGAAGACGGCGTGCCCTGGCAGGGCGCCGCGACGCCGTGGGGGGAGGGCGTGGTCGAGGCCGAGCCGGTGGTTGGCGCGGGAGTGTCGCAGGCGCGTCTGGCGCAGGCCGCCCGGTGCGAGATCATGGCGCGCTGGCCGGGCTGCAAGGTGGCGCTGGTGGGGCGGCCGCGCAAGGATGTGCGCAGCCTCAGCCAGGGGGCGGGGCTGGCGCCGGTCGATCGCGACCGCGTGCCGATCCTGCGGGTCGATGGCGAGGTGGCGTGGATTGCCGGCCTGGGCGTGGCCCACGGCTTTGCCTGCCGCGCCGGCGAGCCCGGCCTGCGGCTGGTGTGGCGCCGGCCCGAGGCTTATTCGGCCGACGGCGTGGCGCTGTTGTAG
- a CDS encoding type II toxin-antitoxin system Phd/YefM family antitoxin, translating to MRYSSQVKPISYLKANAAEVLTHLAEQREPMVITQNGEAKAVLQDVASFEETQETLALLKILALGNQDVVAGKVKPVADVVARLRAKQASV from the coding sequence ATGCGCTACTCGTCGCAAGTCAAGCCGATCAGCTATCTCAAAGCTAATGCGGCCGAGGTTCTGACGCACCTCGCGGAGCAGCGCGAACCGATGGTCATCACTCAAAACGGTGAAGCGAAGGCCGTGCTGCAGGACGTCGCTTCGTTCGAAGAGACGCAAGAAACACTGGCCTTGCTAAAGATCCTCGCGCTGGGCAATCAGGATGTCGTCGCTGGCAAGGTCAAGCCTGTGGCTGACGTCGTTGCCCGCCTCCGCGCCAAGCAAGCCTCAGTCTGA
- a CDS encoding sensor histidine kinase translates to MPAPHTRPLAATPAWYWRLPSLTLALMLVAIVALVWMTRHFDDEKQHEILINDVLWMEQDLRFRLDRNEEQLAQIGGELLATQSMSPRTEASLEQLLKPDSGLVQILWLDAHDKLIAARPFSSDDVLVGEARGAIPSNETNRLARAVGRPIYGPTYPVIGGNWRFNVHVPIFVGSHHTGTVVGVYSLQQLVVRELPWWFSERYRVSVHDPDGKEIAAKSKVAAQASHQQYTIPFDPPGYGLTLKVTAYKAPTRWVPVLLISAMVFLGGVITWSLWQLRQHTLGRQAAEQALRGEMAFRKAMEDSLLTGLRARDNSGKITYVNPAFCRMVGYSEKELLGATPPMPYWDPEQLERTQAIHDTILAGSAPREGVEVRFRHKDGHIIDALIFEAPLIDASGEQTGWMGSFLDITAQTAAEALARQQEERLHATSRLITMGEMASTLAHELNQPLAAISSYSAGCLNRLDEGRADTAELHDIIGKITRQARRAGDIIRRVHDFVRRSEPKRETIDMNAVISEAIGLIDPDVRKRGVELQTRLADCPLPVNADPVMLEQVAVNLIRNGMDAMREVPGARRTIRIETLAGDTMLTFRVTDWGRGIDEDAARRIFDPFFTTKDEGMGMGLNICRSIAELHGGRLGFEANPEGGTIFTFSLPLAT, encoded by the coding sequence ATGCCCGCCCCGCACACCCGTCCACTCGCCGCCACCCCCGCCTGGTACTGGCGCCTGCCCTCGCTCACCCTGGCGCTGATGCTGGTCGCGATTGTCGCGCTGGTGTGGATGACGCGGCATTTCGATGACGAGAAGCAGCACGAGATCCTGATCAACGACGTGCTGTGGATGGAGCAGGACCTGCGCTTCCGGCTCGATCGCAACGAAGAGCAGTTGGCGCAGATCGGCGGCGAACTGCTTGCCACGCAAAGCATGTCGCCACGCACCGAGGCCAGCCTGGAGCAACTGCTCAAGCCCGACAGCGGGCTGGTGCAGATCCTGTGGCTGGATGCCCACGACAAGCTGATTGCCGCCCGCCCCTTTTCCTCCGACGACGTGCTGGTCGGCGAAGCCCGCGGCGCCATCCCCTCCAACGAAACCAACCGCCTGGCGCGGGCGGTCGGGCGACCGATCTACGGCCCCACCTACCCCGTCATCGGTGGCAACTGGCGCTTCAACGTCCATGTGCCGATCTTTGTCGGCAGCCATCACACAGGCACGGTGGTGGGCGTCTATTCGCTTCAGCAGCTGGTCGTCCGCGAGCTGCCGTGGTGGTTCTCCGAGCGCTACCGGGTCAGCGTGCACGACCCGGACGGCAAGGAAATCGCGGCCAAGAGCAAGGTCGCCGCGCAGGCCAGCCACCAGCAATACACCATCCCCTTCGACCCGCCCGGCTACGGCCTCACCCTGAAGGTCACCGCCTACAAGGCCCCGACCCGCTGGGTGCCGGTGCTGCTGATCAGCGCCATGGTGTTCCTCGGCGGGGTGATCACCTGGAGCCTGTGGCAGCTGCGCCAGCACACCCTGGGGCGCCAGGCCGCCGAGCAGGCCCTGCGCGGCGAGATGGCCTTCCGCAAGGCGATGGAAGACTCCCTGCTCACCGGCCTTCGCGCCCGCGACAACAGTGGCAAGATCACCTATGTGAACCCGGCCTTCTGCCGCATGGTTGGCTACTCGGAAAAGGAATTGCTCGGCGCCACCCCGCCCATGCCCTACTGGGACCCGGAGCAACTCGAACGCACCCAGGCCATCCACGACACCATCCTGGCCGGCAGCGCGCCGCGCGAAGGCGTGGAGGTCCGCTTCCGCCACAAGGACGGGCACATCATCGACGCGCTGATCTTCGAAGCGCCGCTCATCGACGCCAGCGGCGAGCAGACCGGCTGGATGGGCTCCTTCCTCGACATCACCGCCCAGACCGCCGCCGAGGCCCTGGCCCGCCAGCAGGAAGAGCGCCTGCATGCCACCTCGCGGCTGATCACCATGGGCGAGATGGCCTCCACCCTGGCCCATGAGCTCAACCAGCCGCTGGCCGCCATCTCCAGCTACAGCGCCGGCTGCCTCAACCGCCTCGACGAAGGCCGCGCCGACACCGCCGAACTGCACGACATCATCGGCAAGATCACCCGCCAGGCCCGCCGCGCCGGCGACATCATCCGCCGGGTGCACGACTTCGTCCGCCGCAGCGAACCCAAGCGCGAGACCATCGACATGAACGCGGTGATCTCCGAAGCCATCGGCCTGATCGACCCCGATGTGCGCAAGCGCGGCGTCGAACTGCAGACCCGGCTCGCCGACTGCCCGCTGCCGGTCAACGCCGATCCGGTCATGCTCGAGCAGGTGGCCGTCAACTTGATCCGCAACGGCATGGACGCCATGCGCGAGGTACCCGGCGCCCGCCGCACCATCCGCATCGAGACCCTCGCCGGCGACACGATGCTCACCTTCCGCGTCACCGACTGGGGGCGCGGCATCGACGAAGACGCCGCCCGGCGCATCTTCGACCCCTTCTTCACCACCAAGGACGAAGGCATGGGCATGGGCCTGAACATCTGCCGCTCGATCGCCGAACTGCACGGCGGCCGGCTCGGGTTCGAAGCCAATCCCGAAGGTGGTACGATCTTCACGTTCTCGCTGCCGCTGGCCACATGA
- a CDS encoding mechanosensitive ion channel family protein: MEDQTLAQLLTLLSFRHLVEAVVVIAFAALLVRGVRFALDTLAERYPRARLQLTQGFPAIRLLIWVATIVFIAMVIVRPPDSVMFALLGSLSLAVGLAAQDGIRNLIAGVVMIFNPPFRTGDMIQFGGHYGEVVRLDLSATWLRTFDDNTVMIPNAEFLKGAVANSNSGALDEMVVIPIDLPWPCPVAEARTIAADAARASPYCYLKKPVNVVVSQRQELGQLVVRLTIKAYVVDVRLERVMASDITERTLEALAERQPTSSPAVQAAPGTAE, encoded by the coding sequence ATGGAAGACCAAACGCTCGCCCAACTGCTGACGCTGCTCTCCTTCCGCCACCTGGTCGAAGCGGTGGTGGTCATTGCATTCGCCGCGCTACTGGTGCGCGGCGTCCGCTTCGCGCTCGACACCCTCGCCGAGCGCTACCCGCGTGCCCGCCTGCAGCTGACCCAGGGCTTCCCGGCCATCCGCCTGCTGATCTGGGTCGCCACCATCGTCTTCATCGCGATGGTCATCGTTCGCCCGCCCGACAGCGTCATGTTCGCGCTGCTCGGCTCCCTCAGCCTCGCCGTCGGCCTCGCCGCGCAGGATGGCATCCGCAACCTGATCGCCGGCGTGGTGATGATCTTCAACCCCCCCTTTCGTACCGGCGACATGATCCAGTTTGGCGGCCACTACGGCGAAGTCGTGCGCCTCGACCTCTCCGCCACCTGGCTGCGCACCTTCGACGACAACACGGTAATGATCCCCAACGCCGAGTTCCTCAAGGGCGCGGTGGCCAACAGCAACAGCGGCGCACTCGACGAAATGGTGGTCATCCCCATCGACCTGCCCTGGCCCTGCCCGGTGGCCGAAGCCCGCACCATCGCCGCCGACGCCGCCCGCGCATCGCCCTACTGCTACCTGAAAAAGCCGGTCAACGTCGTCGTCTCCCAACGCCAGGAACTCGGCCAGCTCGTGGTCAGGCTGACGATCAAGGCGTATGTCGTGGACGTGCGGCTCGAACGGGTCATGGCCAGCGATATTACGGAGCGGACACTCGAAGCCTTGGCCGAGCGCCAACCCACATCTTCGCCGGCCGTGCAGGCGGCGCCGGGCACCGCGGAATGA
- a CDS encoding FeoA family protein, whose amino-acid sequence MCALSELTTGLDARVTALRADHDFVQRLHALGLRIGRSVRVVRRGALNGPLQLRIGTTDIMLRRADAALIDTDAIAPA is encoded by the coding sequence ATGTGCGCGCTCTCCGAACTGACCACCGGCCTTGACGCCAGGGTGACCGCCCTGCGGGCCGATCACGACTTTGTCCAGCGCCTGCATGCCCTCGGCCTGCGCATCGGACGCAGCGTCCGCGTGGTGCGCCGTGGCGCGCTCAACGGGCCGCTACAACTGCGCATCGGCACCACCGACATCATGCTCCGGCGGGCCGACGCGGCCCTGATCGACACCGACGCCATCGCGCCGGCATGA
- a CDS encoding type II toxin-antitoxin system RelE/ParE family toxin, whose product MIAETSAKFDVLLTEGAEQDLEAIHDYISEFDCVTSANHVLDELMGVVESLSTFPERGSYPKELVGLGIKEYRQTFFKPYRVIYRVTGIQVIIYLIADGRRDMQSVLARRLLGA is encoded by the coding sequence CTGATAGCAGAGACATCTGCCAAGTTCGATGTCCTGCTCACCGAGGGGGCCGAGCAGGACTTGGAGGCCATTCACGACTACATCTCCGAATTCGACTGCGTGACCAGCGCCAACCACGTGTTGGATGAGTTGATGGGCGTTGTCGAGAGCCTGTCGACATTCCCGGAGCGCGGCAGCTATCCGAAGGAACTGGTCGGCCTTGGAATCAAGGAATACCGCCAGACCTTCTTCAAACCGTATCGCGTGATCTATCGTGTCACGGGTATCCAGGTCATCATCTACCTGATTGCTGATGGGCGCCGTGATATGCAGTCGGTGCTGGCAAGAAGGTTGCTGGGCGCGTAG
- a CDS encoding AAA family ATPase: MQRQYLRLTGRLRRATDHTDGEAADQRLDFADVSLSHLGPSPVDTPLTRAPLPPGDPRVLARDAARAAIEHAHAAWRDGRPRLIALTGPSGCGLSTLLNQIPTWFGDDTTILRIDLQRRPTTAGDALARITEGFGAPATGEALDDAVACLNAEAPRLILVDNGHYLYSRLMGSNDGIRALQGLMVATQGHHLWLLACETQAWRRQCDAVRTDRYFDDIITLDYLTRDDIAALIAARPPTPPMDDDQLDTLFKTSRGHPALALHLAERALGADAARIPAPFDESPLRELERTELLALAEISAHGVLTAADLQSIFRRDSQGINILLHHLRQCSLIAVEPRDGAEPGYRLQPLLAPVINAHLVRANYLY; this comes from the coding sequence TTGCAGCGCCAGTACCTGCGCCTGACCGGCCGCTTGCGGCGCGCCACCGACCACACCGACGGCGAAGCCGCCGACCAGCGCCTTGACTTTGCCGATGTCAGCCTCTCGCACCTCGGCCCCTCGCCCGTCGACACCCCGTTGACCCGCGCACCGCTGCCGCCCGGCGACCCGCGAGTGCTGGCCCGCGATGCGGCCCGCGCGGCCATCGAGCACGCCCACGCCGCCTGGCGCGACGGCCGGCCACGCCTGATCGCACTCACCGGCCCGAGCGGCTGCGGGCTGAGCACCCTGCTCAACCAGATTCCCACCTGGTTTGGTGACGACACCACCATCTTGCGGATCGACCTGCAACGCCGCCCCACCACGGCCGGCGATGCCCTCGCGCGCATCACCGAGGGCTTCGGCGCCCCCGCGACCGGCGAGGCCCTCGACGACGCCGTCGCCTGCCTCAACGCCGAAGCCCCCCGGCTGATCCTGGTGGACAACGGTCACTACCTGTACTCGCGGCTGATGGGCAGCAATGACGGCATTCGCGCGCTGCAAGGCCTGATGGTCGCCACCCAGGGCCACCACCTGTGGCTACTCGCCTGCGAAACCCAGGCCTGGCGGCGCCAGTGCGACGCGGTGCGTACCGACCGCTACTTCGACGACATCATCACACTCGACTACCTGACCCGCGACGACATCGCCGCCCTGATTGCCGCGCGCCCCCCGACGCCGCCGATGGACGACGACCAGCTCGACACCTTGTTCAAGACTTCGCGCGGGCATCCGGCCCTTGCCCTGCACCTCGCCGAACGCGCACTGGGCGCGGACGCGGCGCGCATCCCCGCGCCTTTCGACGAATCGCCGCTGCGCGAACTCGAACGCACCGAACTGCTCGCCCTGGCCGAGATCTCCGCCCACGGCGTCCTCACCGCCGCCGACCTGCAATCGATCTTCCGGCGCGACAGCCAGGGCATCAACATCCTGCTCCACCACCTGCGCCAATGCAGCCTGATCGCCGTCGAGCCCCGCGACGGCGCCGAACCCGGCTACCGGCTGCAACCCCTGCTCGCCCCGGTCATCAACGCCCACCTCGTGCGCGCCAACTACCTCTACTGA
- the feoB gene encoding ferrous iron transport protein B — translation MKRIALLGMPNCGKSSLFNRVTGASARIGNWPGITVDLMRARLLLGGQMVEMVDLPGIYDLNGYTDDERVVRDFLGSQPVDLLVMVINATQADRQLRLFLQARTLGVPIVVLFNMADEARRLGIGIDHAAFTEHTGVAAHSISAKFGDGVPAALAHIGRSIADSQATVARFDALADADLEQALDHLTERCIDTPVTLSARHTDTIDRIALHPLLGPAVFIAAMALVFNAVFLLGAPLQEAIGGGFDWLRSHGLEPLLAPLPVWASGFLIEGIYAGVSTVATFVPLIVLFFFLMALVEDSGYLSRAAFLMDAFMSRLGLDGRSFVMLVMGFGCNVPALMGTRIMRARPLRLLSMLIIPLSLCSARLQVFLFIGAAVFPAVWAPWALLSLYLFSIAAAVLTAWLFRKRFASNEPFALELPPYRLPTPRHVLLRGWHEVRHFVHRASRFIVAGVALVWLLTHLPVGVDAASTASWAGQIGGWLEPLLRPIGIDAQLTLALLFGFVAKEVMIGAMAVIFGQETGALGDTLAQHMGIAQAYSFMLFTLLYTPCLSTLATLHSESRSWRFTTLAVAWPLALAWGVAWVAYTGLSALTG, via the coding sequence ATGAAACGCATCGCCCTGCTGGGCATGCCCAACTGCGGCAAGTCCTCGCTGTTCAACCGCGTCACCGGCGCCTCGGCACGCATCGGCAACTGGCCGGGCATCACCGTCGACCTGATGCGCGCACGCCTCCTGCTCGGCGGCCAGATGGTCGAGATGGTCGACCTGCCGGGCATCTACGACCTCAACGGCTACACCGACGACGAGCGCGTCGTGCGCGACTTCCTCGGCAGCCAGCCGGTCGATCTGCTGGTGATGGTGATCAACGCCACCCAAGCAGATCGCCAGCTGCGCCTGTTCCTGCAGGCGCGCACGCTCGGCGTACCCATCGTGGTGCTGTTCAACATGGCCGACGAGGCCCGCCGCCTCGGCATCGGCATCGACCACGCAGCGTTCACCGAACACACCGGCGTCGCCGCCCACAGCATCAGCGCCAAGTTCGGTGACGGCGTCCCCGCCGCGCTTGCCCACATCGGCCGCAGCATCGCCGACAGCCAGGCCACCGTCGCCCGCTTCGATGCCCTGGCCGACGCCGATCTTGAGCAGGCCCTCGACCACCTCACCGAGCGGTGCATCGACACGCCGGTCACCCTGTCCGCCCGCCACACCGACACCATCGACCGCATCGCCCTGCACCCGCTGCTCGGCCCGGCGGTTTTCATCGCCGCCATGGCGCTGGTATTCAACGCCGTTTTCCTGCTCGGCGCGCCGCTGCAGGAAGCCATCGGCGGGGGCTTCGACTGGCTGCGCAGCCACGGCCTCGAACCGCTGCTCGCCCCGCTGCCCGTCTGGGCCAGCGGCTTCCTCATCGAGGGCATCTACGCGGGCGTGAGCACCGTGGCCACCTTCGTGCCGCTGATCGTGCTGTTCTTTTTCCTGATGGCCCTGGTCGAAGACTCCGGCTACCTCTCCCGCGCCGCCTTCCTGATGGACGCCTTCATGTCGCGCCTCGGGCTCGACGGGCGCAGCTTCGTCATGCTGGTGATGGGCTTCGGCTGCAACGTTCCGGCGCTGATGGGGACCCGCATCATGCGCGCCCGGCCGCTGCGCCTGCTGTCGATGCTGATCATCCCCCTGTCGCTGTGCTCGGCCCGGCTGCAGGTCTTCCTGTTCATCGGCGCGGCCGTCTTCCCGGCCGTGTGGGCGCCCTGGGCGCTGCTCAGCCTCTACCTGTTCAGCATCGCCGCCGCCGTCCTGACCGCCTGGCTGTTCCGCAAGCGCTTCGCCAGCAATGAACCCTTTGCCCTGGAACTGCCGCCCTATCGCTTGCCCACGCCGCGCCATGTGCTGCTGCGCGGCTGGCACGAGGTACGCCACTTCGTGCACCGCGCCAGCCGCTTCATCGTCGCTGGCGTCGCCCTGGTGTGGCTGCTCACCCATCTGCCGGTCGGTGTCGACGCGGCGAGCACCGCCTCCTGGGCCGGCCAGATCGGCGGCTGGCTCGAGCCGCTGCTCCGCCCCATCGGCATCGACGCCCAGCTCACCCTGGCGCTGCTCTTTGGCTTTGTTGCCAAGGAGGTGATGATCGGCGCCATGGCGGTCATCTTCGGCCAGGAAACCGGCGCGCTGGGCGACACCCTGGCCCAGCACATGGGCATCGCCCAGGCCTACAGCTTCATGCTCTTTACCCTGCTCTATACGCCCTGTCTGTCGACGCTGGCCACGTTGCACAGCGAGTCGCGCAGCTGGCGCTTCACCACGCTCGCCGTGGCCTGGCCGCTGGCGCTGGCCTGGGGCGTGGCCTGGGTGGCCTACACCGGGCTGAGCGCGCTGACCGGCTAG
- a CDS encoding response regulator transcription factor yields the protein MTTDTPPLTHIVDDDEAIRDALAWLFRTRNVPCATWASAEAFLAAYQEDWRGCIVMDIRMQGMSGLDCSGALRQRGSTLPIIFITGHGDVPMAVGALKRGAFDFIEKPFDDNALVDIVQSALEEDARNQARRSARVDVAARLEQLTSREREVMGLILAGKFNKVIADELAISMRTVEVHRARVFEKMGVRSAVELAQQLTLAGLYNSATPSAE from the coding sequence ATGACGACAGACACGCCCCCGCTCACCCACATCGTCGACGACGACGAAGCCATCCGCGACGCGCTCGCCTGGCTGTTTCGCACCCGCAACGTGCCTTGCGCCACCTGGGCCTCGGCCGAAGCGTTTCTCGCCGCCTACCAGGAAGACTGGCGTGGCTGCATCGTGATGGACATCCGCATGCAGGGCATGAGCGGGCTCGACTGCTCGGGCGCGTTGCGCCAGCGCGGCAGCACCCTGCCGATCATCTTCATCACCGGCCATGGCGATGTGCCGATGGCGGTCGGCGCGCTCAAGCGCGGCGCCTTCGACTTCATCGAAAAGCCCTTCGATGACAACGCCCTGGTCGACATCGTGCAGTCCGCGCTCGAAGAAGACGCCCGCAACCAGGCGCGGCGCAGCGCCCGGGTCGACGTCGCCGCCCGGCTCGAACAGCTCACCAGCCGCGAGCGCGAAGTCATGGGGCTGATCCTCGCCGGCAAGTTCAACAAGGTGATTGCCGACGAACTGGCCATCTCCATGCGGACGGTCGAAGTCCATCGCGCACGGGTGTTCGAGAAAATGGGGGTGCGCTCGGCCGTTGAACTGGCCCAGCAACTGACGCTCGCCGGCCTCTACAACAGCGCCACGCCGTCGGCCGAATAA